In bacterium, the sequence ATTGGATATCCGTGTAGGCGAAATAAAAGAAGCCGTTCCCGTAGCGAAAAGCGAAAAACTGCTCAAGCTCAAGGTTCTCGTGGGAGACAAGGAAAAACAAATTCTTGCAGGCATCGCAAAAAGTTATTCGCCGGAATCGCTTGTCGGGAAGAAAGTCATAATCCTGGCGAATCTCGAACCGCGGAAAATGATGGGCGAAATATCCGAAGGAATGGTGCTCGCCGCGTCTGATGCAAATAATATCGTCGTCCTCACACCCGAAAAAGACGTCCCTTCAGGCTCTCCCATCAGCTAAGTTTTTGAGATTATGAAACGATTTCTGAAAATTTTACTCACTGCTCTGGTTTTGTGTTCCTCGTTATCCGCAGATGATGGACTGCTTTTTGAATCGGGACACAACGTATATCCTATAAATAGTAAAACCATTGTTATGCAAGCAGAAACAGTAAACATAAAAGTAGAAAAACCCTCAGATTCAACAAAAATATACGGTTGGGCTAAGAAAAAAATTCTCGTTGATTGTATCTTTACATTCGTAAATACAGGAGAAACAGTTAAAGGGACATTGTTAGGATTTCCCGGTCTTGAATATGGAATGCATGGTCTATCTGATTCCAAGCTTCATGATTTTAAAACAT encodes:
- a CDS encoding DUF4424 family protein, producing the protein MKRFLKILLTALVLCSSLSADDGLLFESGHNVYPINSKTIVMQAETVNIKVEKPSDSTKIYGWAKKKILVDCIFTFVNTGETVKGTLLGFPGLEYGMHGLSDSKLHDFKTWVDGKKVEVNIREEMMNEYENRKWYTWKVDFAKGETKTIRNTYWVYPSMWSAGTHHVISYILETGAGWKGPIGKANITIDLNKCYKK